The proteins below come from a single Chromatiales bacterium genomic window:
- the glmU gene encoding bifunctional UDP-N-acetylglucosamine diphosphorylase/glucosamine-1-phosphate N-acetyltransferase GlmU: MSLAVVILAAGQGTRMRSRLPKVLHPIGGQPMLVRVITAARQLEANTICVVYGHHGAQVQAAVAGHASVDWVEQLEQLGTGHAVQQAIPNIAGHDHTLVLYGDVPLIEVPTLQRLLAELEHAPLALLTMFPDSAQGYGRIVRGDGDMGAIERIVEERDATDAERRIPECNSGILAARTDALIGWLERLRSNNAQHELYLTDVVGLAVGDGERVASAQPDRIEEVLGVNDRVQLARLEREHQRLEAEALMRAGITLADPDRFDLRGSLTAGSDTSIDIDCVFEGRVVLGEGCRIGPHCVIRDAVIGERVEIRAFSVIEGAEIGDDCIIGPYARLRPGAVLAEQVHVGNFVEIKNSRLGVGAKANHLSYLGDATVGRRVNVGAGTITCNYDGANKHHTTIGDDAFIGSNTALVAPVTVGEGATIGAGSTISADVPPGTLALTRPEQRSLKHWKRPKKDAAKT; encoded by the coding sequence ATGAGCCTCGCTGTCGTCATCCTCGCCGCCGGACAGGGCACGCGCATGCGCTCGCGTCTGCCCAAGGTGCTGCACCCGATCGGCGGCCAGCCCATGCTCGTGCGCGTGATCACCGCGGCGCGCCAGCTCGAAGCGAACACCATCTGCGTCGTCTACGGTCATCACGGCGCGCAGGTGCAGGCCGCGGTGGCCGGCCACGCATCGGTCGACTGGGTCGAACAGCTGGAACAGCTCGGCACCGGCCACGCCGTGCAGCAGGCCATACCGAACATTGCCGGCCATGATCACACCCTCGTGCTGTACGGCGACGTGCCGCTGATCGAGGTGCCGACCCTGCAACGCCTGCTCGCCGAGCTCGAACACGCGCCACTGGCGCTGCTGACGATGTTTCCCGATTCCGCGCAGGGCTATGGCCGGATCGTGCGTGGCGATGGCGACATGGGCGCAATCGAGCGCATCGTCGAAGAGCGTGACGCCACGGATGCCGAACGCCGGATTCCCGAGTGCAATTCCGGCATCCTCGCCGCCCGGACCGACGCCCTGATCGGCTGGCTTGAACGTCTGCGCTCGAACAACGCGCAGCACGAGCTGTACCTGACCGATGTCGTCGGGCTTGCCGTCGGTGACGGCGAACGCGTGGCGAGCGCCCAGCCCGACCGCATCGAGGAGGTGCTTGGCGTGAACGACCGTGTGCAGCTCGCCAGACTCGAACGCGAACACCAGCGCCTGGAGGCCGAGGCCCTGATGCGGGCCGGCATCACGCTCGCGGACCCCGACCGTTTCGATCTGCGCGGCAGCCTGACGGCGGGTTCCGATACCTCGATCGATATCGACTGCGTGTTCGAGGGGCGGGTGGTGCTCGGCGAGGGCTGCCGGATCGGACCGCACTGCGTGATTCGCGACGCGGTGATCGGCGAGCGCGTCGAGATTCGCGCCTTCAGCGTGATCGAGGGCGCCGAGATCGGCGACGACTGCATCATCGGGCCTTATGCGCGGCTGCGCCCCGGCGCCGTGCTGGCCGAACAGGTCCACGTCGGCAACTTCGTGGAGATCAAGAATTCCCGGTTGGGTGTCGGCGCCAAGGCGAATCACCTGAGCTACCTCGGTGACGCCACGGTGGGGCGGCGCGTGAACGTCGGCGCGGGCACCATCACCTGCAATTACGACGGCGCCAATAAACACCATACGACCATTGGCGACGACGCCTTCATCGGCTCGAACACCGCCCTGGTCGCGCCTGTCACCGTCGGCGAGGGCGCGACCATTGGCGCCGGCTCGACCATATCCGCCGACGTTCCGCCGGGTACGCTCGCGCTGACGCGGCCCGAGCAACGTTCCCTTAAGCACTGGAAACGCCCGAAAAAGGACGCGGCCAAGACCTGA
- a CDS encoding FKBP-type peptidyl-prolyl cis-trans isomerase yields MADTIRKGKYVRFTYRVSDETGQVAERSDQPVPYVHGEGGVLLPKIELALAGKSVGDVVTVDVPPEEGFGPHNPDLVFTDDIEKVPAEFSYLGAAVTMQSDRGETMIFHVTRIEDGQLTADGNHPYAGRTLRFRLEIVEVRDATDDDRRMVAELRSAIPLKAPH; encoded by the coding sequence ATGGCCGACACCATCCGCAAGGGCAAATACGTTCGGTTCACCTACCGCGTGAGCGACGAAACCGGACAGGTCGCCGAACGGAGCGATCAGCCCGTGCCCTATGTACACGGCGAGGGCGGCGTTCTGCTGCCGAAGATCGAACTCGCGCTGGCCGGCAAATCCGTCGGCGACGTGGTCACCGTCGACGTACCACCCGAAGAAGGCTTCGGCCCGCATAACCCGGACCTTGTCTTTACCGACGATATCGAGAAGGTCCCCGCGGAATTCTCCTACCTCGGGGCGGCGGTCACGATGCAGAGCGATCGTGGCGAGACGATGATCTTCCACGTCACCAGGATCGAAGACGGTCAGTTGACCGCCGACGGCAATCATCCGTACGCGGGCCGGACTCTCCGGTTCCGGCTGGAGATCGTCGAGGTGCGCGATGCCACCGATGACGACCGCCGCATGGTCGCCGAACTGCGCTCCGCCATCCCGCTGAAGGCCCCGCATTGA
- a CDS encoding F0F1 ATP synthase subunit epsilon: MAMTIHVDIVSAEKNIFSGLAEMVYAPAVMGEVGIAPRHAPLITRLKAGEVRVETTPGTQQSFFISGGILEVQPDVVTVLADTAVRAADLDEAAAIAARERAERALADARTEFDTARAQAELAERAAELRAIDRIRKQAKR; encoded by the coding sequence ATGGCAATGACCATCCATGTCGACATCGTCAGCGCCGAGAAGAACATCTTCTCGGGACTGGCGGAAATGGTGTACGCACCCGCGGTGATGGGCGAGGTCGGCATTGCGCCGCGCCACGCGCCGCTGATCACGCGCCTGAAGGCCGGCGAGGTGCGGGTGGAGACCACGCCCGGCACCCAGCAGTCGTTCTTCATCTCCGGCGGCATCCTCGAGGTGCAGCCGGACGTGGTGACGGTGCTGGCCGACACGGCCGTGCGGGCCGCCGATCTCGATGAAGCCGCGGCGATCGCCGCGCGCGAACGCGCCGAACGCGCACTGGCCGATGCAAGGACGGAGTTCGACACTGCCCGCGCCCAGGCCGAACTGGCCGAGCGGGCCGCGGAGCTGCGCGCAATCGACCGAATCCGCAAGCAGGCCAAGCGCTAG
- the atpD gene encoding F0F1 ATP synthase subunit beta: MSSGNVVEIIGAVVDVQFPRDAMPKVYDALRIDGFGDDGLTLEVQQQLGDGVVRTIAMGSTDGLRRGVDVANTGTPIQVPVGKKTLGRVMNVLGQPVDEAGPVGAEETWPIHRSPPTYAEQAASVEILETGIKVIDLIMPIAKGGKIGLFGGAGVGKTVTLMELIRNIAIEHSGFSVFAGVGERTREGNDFYHEMKDAGVLDKVALVYGQMNEPPGNRLRVALTGLTMAEYFREQKADVLLFVDNIYRYTLAGTEVSALLGRMPSAVGYQPTLAEEMGVLQERITSTKTGSITSFQAVYVPADDLTDPSPATTFAHLDATLVLSRQIAELGIYPAVDPLDSTSRQLDPLIIGQDHYNTARAVQSTLQRYKELKDIIAILGMDELSEDDKLTVSRARKIQRFLSQPFFVAETFTGSAGKYVSLADTIRGFKMIVEGEMDQYPEQAFYMVGSIDEVAERAKSV; the protein is encoded by the coding sequence ATGAGCAGCGGAAATGTCGTGGAAATCATCGGCGCGGTCGTCGATGTCCAGTTCCCACGCGACGCGATGCCGAAGGTCTACGATGCACTGCGCATCGACGGGTTTGGAGACGACGGGCTGACGCTGGAAGTCCAGCAGCAGCTCGGCGACGGCGTCGTACGCACGATCGCGATGGGTTCCACCGACGGTCTGCGTCGCGGCGTCGATGTCGCGAACACCGGCACGCCGATCCAGGTGCCGGTTGGCAAGAAGACCCTCGGTCGCGTCATGAACGTGCTGGGACAACCCGTCGACGAGGCCGGCCCGGTCGGTGCCGAGGAGACCTGGCCGATTCACCGTTCGCCGCCGACCTACGCGGAGCAGGCCGCCAGCGTTGAGATTCTTGAAACCGGCATCAAGGTCATCGACCTGATCATGCCGATCGCCAAGGGCGGCAAGATCGGCCTGTTCGGCGGCGCGGGCGTCGGCAAGACCGTCACGCTCATGGAGCTGATCCGTAACATCGCCATCGAGCACTCGGGCTTCTCGGTGTTTGCGGGCGTCGGCGAGCGTACGCGCGAAGGCAACGACTTCTATCACGAGATGAAGGACGCCGGCGTTCTCGACAAGGTGGCGCTGGTGTACGGCCAGATGAACGAGCCGCCGGGCAACCGTCTGCGCGTGGCGCTCACGGGCCTGACCATGGCCGAGTACTTCCGCGAACAGAAGGCCGACGTGCTGCTGTTCGTCGACAACATCTATCGCTATACGCTGGCCGGTACCGAGGTGTCCGCACTGCTCGGCCGCATGCCGTCCGCGGTGGGTTACCAGCCGACGCTGGCCGAGGAAATGGGCGTTCTGCAGGAACGCATTACCTCGACCAAGACCGGTTCCATCACCTCGTTCCAGGCCGTGTACGTGCCCGCGGACGACCTGACCGACCCGTCGCCGGCCACGACCTTCGCGCATCTGGACGCAACGCTGGTGCTGTCGCGTCAGATCGCCGAGCTTGGCATCTACCCGGCCGTGGACCCGCTGGATTCGACCTCGCGCCAGCTCGATCCGCTGATCATCGGTCAGGACCACTACAACACCGCGCGTGCCGTGCAGAGCACGCTGCAGCGTTACAAGGAGCTCAAGGACATCATCGCGATCCTGGGCATGGACGAGTTGTCCGAAGACGACAAGCTCACCGTGTCGCGTGCGCGCAAGATCCAGCGCTTCCTGTCGCAGCCGTTCTTCGTCGCCGAAACCTTCACGGGCTCGGCCGGCAAGTACGTGTCGCTGGCCGACACGATCCGCGGTTTCAAGATGATTGTCGAAGGCGAGATGGATCAGTATCCGGAACAGGCCTTCTACATGGTCGGCTCGATCGACGAAGTCGCCGAGCGGGCGAAGTCGGTCTGA
- the atpG gene encoding F0F1 ATP synthase subunit gamma produces MAGAKEIRTKIKSVQSTQKITAAMEMVAASKMRRAQERMRAARPYAEKMRVVMTHLAQAHPEYKHVYLQERAEIRSVGYIVVSSDRGLAGGLNNNLFRSIVRQMREHERGGRKFAMSLIGSKAEGFFNRRGANVLGQITHIGDAPKVEDLIGTVKTMLDAFASGELDAVYLCYNEFVNTMTQRPTIEQLLPIAGAEADAGKKQHWDYIYEPDAREVLDGLLTRYVESIVYQSVVENLASEQAARMVAMKAATDNAGKMIDELKLIYNKARQASITQEISEIVGGAAAV; encoded by the coding sequence ATGGCCGGCGCAAAAGAGATTCGCACCAAGATCAAGAGCGTGCAGAGCACGCAGAAGATCACCGCGGCCATGGAAATGGTCGCCGCGAGCAAGATGCGGCGCGCGCAGGAACGCATGCGTGCGGCGCGCCCGTATGCCGAGAAGATGCGTGTGGTCATGACCCACCTCGCGCAGGCGCATCCGGAGTACAAGCACGTGTACCTGCAGGAGCGCGCAGAGATTCGTTCCGTCGGCTACATCGTCGTGTCGTCGGATCGCGGTCTTGCCGGCGGGCTCAACAACAACCTGTTCCGCAGCATCGTGCGGCAGATGCGCGAGCACGAACGTGGCGGACGCAAGTTCGCGATGTCGCTGATCGGTTCCAAGGCCGAGGGCTTTTTCAACCGGCGCGGCGCGAACGTGCTCGGGCAGATCACGCACATCGGCGACGCGCCGAAGGTCGAGGACCTGATCGGCACGGTCAAGACCATGCTGGATGCGTTTGCGAGCGGCGAACTCGATGCCGTGTATCTCTGCTACAACGAGTTCGTGAACACCATGACGCAGCGCCCGACCATCGAGCAGCTGCTGCCGATCGCGGGCGCGGAAGCCGACGCCGGCAAGAAGCAGCACTGGGACTACATCTACGAGCCGGATGCGCGCGAGGTTCTTGATGGCCTGCTGACGCGTTATGTCGAATCCATCGTCTACCAGAGCGTGGTCGAGAACCTCGCCTCGGAGCAGGCCGCGCGCATGGTCGCGATGAAGGCCGCGACCGACAACGCCGGCAAGATGATCGACGAATTGAAGCTTATCTATAACAAGGCCCGCCAGGCCTCGATCACGCAGGAAATCTCCGAGATCGTCGGCGGCGCGGCAGCGGTCTGA
- the atpA gene encoding F0F1 ATP synthase subunit alpha — protein MQLNPSEISELIKSRIAKFDLKTEAHTEGTVVSLTDGITRIHGLADAMQGEMLEFPGNTFGLALNLERDSVGAVILGEYKHISEGDSVKCTGRILEVPVGEALLGRVVNSLGMPIDGKGPIDAQGTAPIEKVAPGVIWRKSVDQPVQTGLKAIDAMVPVGRGQRELIIGDRQTGKSAVAIDTIINQKGTGIKCIYVAIGQKASSVAGVVRKLEEHGAMEHTIVVAATAAESAAMQFIAPYSGCSMGEYFRDRGEDALIIYDDLTKQAWAYRQVSLLLRRPPGREAYPGDVFYLHSRLLERAARVNSDFVERATNGEVKGKTGSLTALPIIETQAGDVSAFVPTNVISITDGQIFLETDLFNAGIRPAINAGLSVSRVGGAAQTKIIKKLGGGVRLALAQFRELAAFSQFASDLDEATRKQLDRGQRVTELMKQPQYTPLTVAEMALSLFAANEGYLDDVDTKKIVEFEHALHAFANGSHKALLDEVNKKAGWDDDTAAKFHDVLKAFKANGVW, from the coding sequence ATGCAATTAAACCCCTCCGAGATCAGCGAACTCATCAAGAGTCGCATCGCCAAGTTCGACCTCAAGACCGAGGCCCATACCGAGGGCACGGTCGTGAGCCTGACGGACGGCATCACGCGTATCCACGGCCTAGCCGATGCGATGCAGGGCGAGATGCTCGAGTTTCCGGGCAACACCTTCGGGCTCGCGCTGAACCTGGAGCGTGACTCCGTCGGCGCCGTTATTCTCGGTGAGTACAAGCACATCTCCGAGGGCGACAGCGTCAAGTGCACGGGTCGCATCCTCGAAGTGCCGGTCGGCGAGGCGCTGCTCGGGCGTGTGGTCAACTCGCTGGGCATGCCGATCGATGGCAAGGGGCCGATCGACGCGCAGGGTACGGCGCCGATCGAGAAGGTCGCCCCGGGCGTCATCTGGCGCAAGTCGGTCGATCAGCCGGTGCAGACCGGCCTGAAGGCCATCGACGCGATGGTCCCGGTCGGTCGCGGTCAGCGCGAGCTGATCATCGGCGACCGCCAGACCGGCAAGTCCGCGGTGGCGATCGACACGATCATCAACCAGAAGGGCACCGGCATCAAATGTATCTACGTCGCGATCGGCCAGAAGGCCTCGTCGGTCGCCGGCGTGGTGCGCAAGCTCGAAGAGCATGGCGCGATGGAACACACCATCGTGGTTGCGGCCACGGCCGCCGAGTCGGCCGCGATGCAGTTCATCGCACCGTACTCCGGTTGCTCGATGGGCGAGTACTTCCGCGATCGTGGTGAAGACGCACTGATCATCTATGACGACCTGACCAAGCAGGCCTGGGCGTATCGCCAGGTCTCGCTGCTGCTGCGTCGTCCGCCGGGCCGCGAAGCCTATCCCGGCGACGTGTTCTACCTGCACTCGCGCCTGCTCGAGCGTGCCGCGCGCGTGAACTCGGACTTCGTCGAGCGCGCGACCAACGGCGAGGTCAAGGGCAAGACCGGTTCGCTGACCGCCCTGCCGATCATCGAGACCCAGGCCGGCGACGTGTCGGCCTTCGTGCCGACCAACGTGATCTCGATCACCGACGGTCAGATCTTCCTCGAGACCGACCTGTTCAACGCCGGCATCCGCCCGGCCATCAACGCGGGCCTGTCGGTATCGCGTGTCGGTGGCGCGGCGCAGACGAAGATCATCAAGAAGCTCGGCGGCGGCGTGCGTCTCGCGCTCGCGCAGTTCCGCGAACTCGCGGCGTTCTCGCAGTTTGCATCCGACCTCGACGAGGCCACCCGCAAGCAGCTCGACCGTGGCCAGCGCGTGACCGAACTCATGAAGCAGCCGCAGTACACGCCGCTGACCGTGGCGGAAATGGCGCTGTCGCTGTTTGCCGCGAACGAGGGCTATCTCGACGACGTGGATACGAAGAAGATCGTCGAGTTCGAGCATGCCCTGCATGCGTTCGCCAACGGCAGCCACAAGGCGCTGCTCGATGAGGTGAACAAGAAGGCCGGCTGGGACGACGACACCGCCGCCAAGTTCCACGACGTGCTCAAGGCATTCAAGGCCAACGGCGTCTGGTAA
- a CDS encoding F0F1 ATP synthase subunit delta, giving the protein MAELTTLARPYADAVFARALETDKPDLWSEVLALLAAVVDDRQVRALIGRPDLGAERLADFLLDIGGGRISEEGQNLVRLLAQNGRVALLPEIARLYEVLRSEHGGAIDVELTAAYPVNDAQRQSLAAALGKRLGREVRLSASEDKSLIGGVKIRAGDLVIDGSVRARLEALASQLGT; this is encoded by the coding sequence ATGGCCGAACTCACAACCCTTGCCCGTCCTTACGCCGATGCGGTGTTCGCGCGTGCGCTCGAGACCGACAAGCCCGATCTGTGGTCGGAAGTGCTTGCGCTGCTGGCCGCGGTCGTTGACGACCGCCAGGTCCGCGCGCTGATCGGTCGCCCCGATCTGGGCGCCGAACGGCTTGCGGATTTTCTGCTCGACATCGGCGGTGGGCGCATCTCCGAAGAAGGGCAGAATCTCGTGCGGCTGCTCGCGCAGAATGGTCGCGTCGCGCTGTTGCCCGAGATCGCACGCCTGTACGAGGTGCTGCGTTCCGAACACGGCGGCGCAATCGACGTGGAGCTGACCGCGGCCTATCCGGTCAACGACGCTCAGCGTCAGTCGCTGGCGGCGGCGCTGGGCAAACGGCTGGGTCGCGAGGTGCGACTGAGTGCAAGTGAAGACAAATCCCTGATCGGCGGCGTGAAGATTCGCGCCGGTGATCTGGTCATCGACGGCTCGGTGCGCGCTCGACTTGAAGCGCTTGCCAGTCAATTAGGTACTTAA
- a CDS encoding F0F1 ATP synthase subunit B: MNINLTLIGQMLSFVVFVWFTMKFIWPPIVKALEERKAKIAEGLAAAERGVHEQELAQKRATETLHEAKQQAADIIGQANKRAGEIVEEAKVAAKSEGERLLHAAQAAIDQEVARAREELRGKVVELAVAGAAKILEREVDAETHRGVVDKVAAAL, encoded by the coding sequence ATGAACATCAACCTGACACTGATTGGGCAGATGCTTTCGTTCGTGGTGTTCGTATGGTTCACCATGAAGTTCATCTGGCCGCCGATCGTCAAGGCGCTCGAAGAACGCAAGGCGAAGATCGCCGAGGGTCTGGCGGCCGCCGAACGTGGCGTGCACGAGCAGGAACTTGCGCAGAAGCGCGCGACTGAAACGCTTCACGAGGCCAAGCAGCAGGCCGCCGACATCATCGGCCAGGCCAACAAGCGTGCGGGCGAAATCGTCGAAGAGGCCAAGGTCGCGGCGAAGAGCGAAGGCGAACGCCTGCTGCACGCCGCCCAGGCCGCGATCGACCAGGAGGTCGCGCGTGCCCGTGAGGAGCTGCGCGGCAAGGTCGTCGAACTCGCGGTCGCGGGGGCTGCAAAGATCCTCGAACGCGAAGTGGACGCCGAGACGCATCGCGGCGTGGTCGACAAGGTCGCGGCGGCGCTGTAG
- the atpE gene encoding F0F1 ATP synthase subunit C, whose translation MEMASALLVIAASIMLGLGAVGAAVGIGVLGGRFLEGAARQPELIPMLRTQFFIVMGLTDAVPMIAVGLGMYVLFALA comes from the coding sequence ATGGAAATGGCAAGTGCATTGCTCGTTATTGCCGCGTCCATCATGCTCGGACTCGGCGCCGTCGGCGCCGCGGTCGGCATCGGTGTGCTCGGTGGCCGGTTCCTGGAAGGCGCGGCGCGCCAGCCGGAACTGATCCCGATGCTGCGTACGCAGTTCTTCATCGTCATGGGTCTGACCGACGCGGTGCCAATGATCGCCGTCGGTCTGGGCATGTACGTGCTGTTCGCGCTGGCCTGA
- the atpB gene encoding F0F1 ATP synthase subunit A, which yields MSSESTLTSGEYIKHHLTNMTFGKLPDGSWGIAHDQAEAAQMGFWAIHVDTMFWSITLGVLFLWLFGKVAKSVTTGVPGRLQNFVEIIIEFIQTSVKGSFSGHNPLVAPLALTIFIWVFLMNLMDLIPVDLIPLAAGKIGEWVFGADPHHVYWKVVPSTDPNATFGMSIGVFILILYYSLKNKGVGGFVHELTGMPFQSDNPVMKVLFIPVNLFLEGVNLLAKPVSLSLRLFGNLYAGEMIFILIALMYGSSFVLSTFGGALQFVWAVFHILVITLQAFIFMTLTIVYLEMASHEH from the coding sequence ATGTCTTCGGAAAGTACGCTGACCTCGGGTGAGTACATCAAGCACCACCTGACCAACATGACGTTCGGAAAGCTTCCGGACGGCAGTTGGGGGATTGCGCACGACCAGGCCGAGGCGGCCCAGATGGGGTTCTGGGCGATCCACGTCGACACGATGTTCTGGTCGATCACGCTGGGCGTGCTGTTCCTGTGGCTGTTCGGCAAGGTCGCGAAGTCCGTCACCACGGGCGTGCCGGGCCGTCTGCAGAACTTCGTCGAGATCATCATCGAATTCATCCAGACCAGCGTGAAGGGCTCGTTCTCGGGGCACAATCCGCTGGTCGCGCCACTGGCCCTGACGATCTTCATCTGGGTCTTCCTGATGAACCTGATGGACCTGATCCCGGTCGATCTGATTCCGCTCGCGGCCGGCAAGATCGGCGAGTGGGTGTTCGGCGCCGATCCGCACCACGTCTACTGGAAGGTCGTGCCGTCGACTGATCCGAACGCGACCTTCGGCATGTCCATCGGCGTGTTCATCCTGATCCTGTACTACAGCCTGAAGAACAAGGGCGTCGGCGGCTTCGTGCACGAACTCACGGGCATGCCGTTCCAGTCCGACAACCCGGTGATGAAGGTGCTGTTCATCCCGGTCAACCTGTTCCTGGAAGGCGTGAACCTGCTGGCGAAGCCGGTTTCGCTGTCGCTGCGACTGTTCGGCAACCTGTATGCCGGCGAGATGATCTTCATCCTGATCGCGCTGATGTACGGCTCGAGCTTCGTGCTGTCGACCTTCGGCGGCGCGTTGCAGTTTGTCTGGGCGGTGTTCCACATCCTGGTCATCACCCTGCAGGCGTTCATCTTCATGACGCTGACCATCGTCTATCTCGAAATGGCCAGCCACGAACACTGA
- a CDS encoding ATP synthase subunit I produces the protein MTAADRQRIIRATLIQIAIGLGVAGLLLVSVDRIAAMSALAGAAIALAGSLLFALVVFAPYRAADPGGLTRRLYVAEFAKLALIAGMFAWLFDGWQGLNPAPLFVTFFLAYLVPWMVAGSGSTTAR, from the coding sequence ATGACGGCAGCGGATCGACAACGCATCATCCGCGCCACGCTGATCCAGATCGCCATCGGGCTGGGTGTGGCGGGTCTGCTCCTCGTGAGTGTGGATCGCATCGCCGCGATGTCCGCGCTGGCGGGCGCGGCGATCGCCCTGGCCGGAAGCCTGCTGTTCGCGCTGGTCGTGTTCGCGCCTTACCGCGCCGCCGACCCGGGCGGCTTGACGCGCCGGCTGTATGTGGCGGAGTTCGCCAAGCTGGCGCTGATCGCGGGCATGTTCGCATGGCTGTTCGACGGCTGGCAGGGGCTGAACCCGGCGCCGTTGTTCGTGACGTTTTTTTTGGCTTATCTCGTGCCGTGGATGGTCGCCGGCAGCGGTTCGACCACGGCTAGGTAA
- a CDS encoding DUF11 domain-containing protein translates to MNRSLLAAAALLASASALADETITLNSGVAPVTVLAGPADTPFAASFVAADFTAASSGPAATVDLTPAGAWIAALPADAAAEWIGASADPGTAGPSGLYAFPFTITETAIGSVTLTVAFAADDALGHAAAPNQGVFVNGTPLAGTTGGGFAAQTTYGPTDITGLVSTGANTVYLYAPDVAGGPSGLIANVVVAVETADADLTLVKTASAPTVQTNAAFSYSLVVSNAGPDAATNVTVTDTLPGGVGYVSASGSGWSCGHAAGIVTCTRASIASMSAAPTITINVTAPGSPTNTINNASASSDSDDPDGAMDSATVNVVDPPPVDEEPQHVPTLNVFGIAGLIALIGLVGGLRRRRG, encoded by the coding sequence ATGAATCGATCTCTCCTCGCGGCTGCCGCACTGCTGGCATCCGCTTCCGCGCTCGCCGACGAAACCATCACTTTGAATAGTGGTGTGGCGCCGGTGACCGTGCTGGCCGGCCCGGCCGATACGCCGTTCGCTGCATCGTTCGTCGCGGCCGACTTCACGGCCGCTTCGAGCGGGCCGGCGGCCACCGTCGACCTGACGCCGGCCGGGGCTTGGATCGCTGCGCTACCCGCCGACGCGGCCGCGGAGTGGATTGGCGCCTCGGCCGATCCTGGTACCGCAGGACCCTCGGGTCTCTATGCATTCCCGTTCACGATCACCGAGACGGCGATCGGGTCGGTCACCCTGACGGTCGCGTTCGCGGCCGATGATGCGCTCGGTCACGCCGCTGCGCCCAACCAGGGTGTGTTCGTCAACGGCACGCCGCTTGCCGGCACGACCGGTGGCGGGTTTGCCGCGCAGACGACCTACGGCCCGACCGACATCACGGGGCTGGTTTCGACCGGCGCGAACACCGTCTATCTGTACGCGCCTGACGTCGCGGGTGGCCCGTCGGGTCTGATTGCGAACGTCGTGGTCGCAGTCGAAACGGCCGATGCCGATCTGACGCTCGTGAAGACGGCGTCGGCGCCGACCGTGCAGACGAACGCGGCATTCAGCTACTCGCTCGTGGTCTCGAATGCCGGTCCGGATGCCGCCACGAACGTCACCGTGACCGACACGCTGCCTGGCGGTGTGGGCTACGTGTCCGCCTCGGGTAGCGGCTGGTCCTGCGGTCATGCCGCCGGAATCGTGACCTGCACCCGGGCGAGCATCGCCAGCATGTCCGCCGCGCCGACGATCACGATCAACGTGACCGCGCCTGGTTCGCCCACGAACACCATCAACAACGCCAGTGCCAGCTCCGATTCGGACGACCCGGATGGCGCCATGGATTCCGCGACCGTGAACGTCGTGGATCCGCCGCCGGTGGACGAAGAGCCGCAGCACGTGCCGACGCTCAATGTGTTCGGCATCGCCGGCCTGATCGCCCTGATCGGTCTGGTGGGCGGCCTGCGTCGCCGTCGCGGCTGA